A region of Deinococcus rubellus DNA encodes the following proteins:
- a CDS encoding ABC transporter permease — MLIYILRRLALMVFVLWGVTLAAFLISHALPADPAAAALGNNAREEQLQEFRVKNGLDRPLPVQYGVYMGRLLHGDLGTSLRTQNSITADLQQFFPATLELTLGAVVFSLIIGLPLGILAALQHGKAPDLLARIFALLGGATPVYWLAILALNIFHERLGWLPGPGRLDAYSLPPPVHTGLVTIDAIIARDPQVFVDALRHLILPGLVLGAFSAALLTRMTRSALLEVLSQDYIRTARAKGLAQNKVIIKHALKNAALPLLTVLGSLFGSLLTGAVLTETIFSWPGIGSYATTSAISLDFPAVMGVTLVAGLAYSLVNLLVDLAYASFDPRISFS; from the coding sequence TTGCTGATCTACATTCTCCGGCGACTGGCGCTGATGGTCTTTGTGCTGTGGGGCGTCACGCTGGCGGCCTTCCTCATCTCGCACGCCCTCCCAGCGGACCCCGCTGCCGCCGCGCTGGGCAACAATGCCCGTGAGGAGCAGCTTCAGGAATTCCGGGTCAAGAACGGCCTCGACAGACCTTTGCCAGTGCAGTACGGCGTGTACATGGGAAGACTGCTGCACGGCGACCTCGGCACCTCGCTCAGAACCCAGAACAGCATCACCGCCGACCTCCAGCAGTTTTTTCCGGCGACCCTGGAACTGACCCTCGGCGCGGTGGTCTTTTCGCTCATCATCGGGCTGCCGCTGGGTATCCTGGCTGCCCTTCAACACGGCAAAGCCCCGGACTTGCTGGCCCGCATTTTCGCGCTCCTGGGCGGGGCCACCCCAGTCTACTGGCTGGCGATTCTGGCGCTCAACATCTTCCACGAGCGCCTCGGCTGGCTACCGGGGCCGGGGCGACTGGACGCCTACAGCCTCCCGCCGCCGGTCCACACCGGGCTGGTCACCATTGACGCCATCATCGCCCGTGACCCGCAAGTCTTCGTGGACGCCCTGCGCCACCTGATCTTACCGGGGCTGGTACTGGGCGCGTTCTCGGCAGCGCTGCTGACCCGCATGACACGCAGCGCGCTCTTAGAAGTCCTCTCGCAAGACTACATTCGCACCGCCCGCGCCAAGGGGCTGGCGCAGAACAAAGTCATCATCAAACACGCCCTCAAGAATGCCGCCCTGCCGCTGCTGACAGTGCTGGGCAGCCTGTTCGGCAGCCTGCTGACCGGCGCGGTACTGACCGAAACCATCTTCTCCTGGCCGGGCATCGGCAGCTACGCCACCACCTCGGCCATCAGCCTCGACTTCCCGGCCGTGATGGGCGTGACGCTGGTGGCGGGACTGGCCTACTCGCTGGTCAATCTGCTGGTGGACCTCGCTTACGCATCCTTTGATCCCAGGATCAGCTTCTCATGA